Genomic window (Desulforhopalus sp.):
TGTACGTTCCGGCCGTTCTTTTCTCTTCCGCATTTTTTGAACTCCCAGCAATTCAGCTTCTGTTCGCGCATTTGCATGTAGTGGCCGGTGGAGGAGAGGTAACAGCAGGTGTTGACCAGTGTACAGCACCTGCCATGCAGTAATTCGATGTCGAGAAGAGCAGGGTGGTAGCAGTTTTTTCAATTCTACTTCAGAACATCCGGCGAATAATTGACCAAAGTCAACCTAAACAGTTCCTTGTTTGGATTCAAGTATACCCTTTTGGTGGGCTAATGAGAAATCACCCTAATCTTTCCGCAACAGCTGTGGCCATCCGTCCGGTGTGCCGACGAGCAAACTGAGGCCATACCTCGTTGGCTGTTCACAGGGGATTGCACCCAGTTCTCCGGCAATATGCGCCATTGCAGGAGAGAAATAGACAACAACCTCACAGTGAAGACGCCCTTCCGATTCATGCCGCAGGAAAACCGCCATTTCTTCTGAACAGTTGGCTTTTGTATAGGCCGATTGACAGACCAACTCAACATGCTCTAACTCGACAAAGGCCAACATCGCATCCCCGAGATTCTTTTGGAACCATCTGCCCATTTGTTACTCCACTGCCGGTTTGAAAACGTGGTTCAGATACGATTTTCTTGCCGCTAAAGCATGGGGATGTCCGCAGCGAACAAAGACATGGTTCGACCGGCTCTTCGATTTCACTCAGCCGTATGACAAGTGCCTGCGGTGAGGAGAAGAGCTACTTGCGGCATGGCAAGGGCCATTCAAAGCTGTGCAGCTTTTGGAAAAAGTATATTGTTCTCAAGGTGCACATGCTTATGGAGGTCGTCCTCGAACTCCTTTAATTTCTGGTAAGTAACCATAAATGTGTTGCAGACATCGTCTGGTATCGCATATCCCCCGGCCAGAAACTGGATTTTGTGTATCGTATCGCCGACTTCTTCATGTTCTTTGGTGAGTTTCACAAGTGACTTGTTGATCGTTTCTTTATCGATAGCCGCCGGTGTCGCTCCGGCTTTTTTATCCATATCGACTCGTTTTAGGGCTGGGAAAAAAACTTCCTCCTCTTCCTGGAGATGGGCCATCAAATCGGTTGCCATCTTGGTAAAAATGGCCGCGATTTCGATGACCTCGGGATGATGGGCACCATGAACCTCGGCAATCTTACGGGCATATGCGGTAATCTGTCCGGTATTATCCTTAATGTAGGAATGGTGGACATTGACGATATAGTCAATTAAGAATGCCAGCTCCCACGAGGTGAAATTCTGACTTTTCTCGACTGGCTTGCTTGTTACTGCCTCAAGCTCCTCGGTTATGGCGGCAAGATCGATCCCTTTTTCCAGGCAGGCCGCCGATAGCTCCACCTTGCCTCCGCAGCAGAAGTCAATCCCGTGATCCTCAAAGATCTTGGCGGTCCGGTAATCCTCGGCGACAATCTCGCCAATCGTTTGCTTTGACTCGTTCATCATCTTCACCTCCAATGCAATCATGTTGGTTTGTACAGTTCAGGGTAGAGCCTTTTTGCACAGTTTTTCGGAATCATCTGCTTTCTTAATGGTATCTGTCGGTCCTGCTCTGCTATAACCAGAATTCCGGGTATTTCCGGCTCTTTGGGATATTGTTGACGATAAGGGCAATAAGGAGCATGACACCTGCCCCTAAGGCAGCCGGCATTATGACATACAGGTAGCCGAGATTATGTACGCTTTCGCCGCCGATGACGGCAATCAAGGCGGTAGCACCGCCCGGTGGATGAAGGGTCTTGGTAAAATGCATCAAGGCAATCGAGGTGGAAACGGCCAGTGAGGCCGCCAACCAGAGGTCGCCGCCAAACCATTGAAAGGCGGTCACTCCAATAAAGGCGGAAAGGATATGGCCGCCCAGCAGATTTCTCGGTTGCGCCAGGGGGCTGCGGATGGCCCCGTAAATAAGTACGGCGGAAGCGCCAAAAGAGCCGATGATCAGCATCAGGCTGGTCTGGTCGAGCAGTTTGTAGTGGATAAGAGAAATGGCGGCAATACCGAGAAAGCTGCCCACCCAAGACCAGACAATCTCGGAGACACCGACCTTGGGCGGGCTTTGTCCGCCACCTTTCATTTTTTGCCAATAACTCATAGTTTCGTTCCCTCCCCCAAGACACTGTAGGAATGGGCCAGATCGGTACGAGTGACGATGCCAATGGGGCGCCCGCCGCCGTCGATGATCGGCAAGCGATTAATCTGCCGGTCGACAAAGAGTGCGGAAATTTCCCCAATGGTCATCTCGGCAACACCGGTTATCGCCGGTTTTGTCATGATGTCACCGACGGTACGGTTCCGTAAGTTGCCGATCATGCAGCTCTTGTTGTTCAGGCAATGGGTGGCGATCTGCATGAAGGACGGCGTTGCGCCAAAGCCCATTTCTTTGAGAAAATCTTTTTCGGAGACGACACCGACGATCTTCCCCGCAGCATCGATCACCGGTGCTCCCGATATCTGTTTTTCCGCAAGCAGTGCCGCGGCCTTGACCAGAGCCATCTCCTGGCTGATCAACAGCACTGCTCTGGTCATAAGATCGGCCGCCTTGCGGGAGGTCAGCAGCCGTTTTATCGCCAATGAATAGGCAACCTGATAGATCTCTTTGAAATCACCGGGAGTGATATCGAGATATCCCTGTATGGCCTTCATGGCATCGACCACGTCCTGCTCGGAAATTTCTACCGGTACCGGTGGCGGGGTCTCGTCATTTTTTTGCATTTTCGGTTCTCCTTTAAGTGCCCAAGGCGATTTTTCAAGCAGGGGCATGAGGCACGGCCTTTTTTCGTCTTTGTCTCGGCCAATCACACTTTCGGTTTTGCTGAAAGTATTATTCAAGTATTTGATATAAAAACAATATGTATAAAAAATTATGCGAGCCGGCTGGATGCCCTTGGCTACGGTCCGCGTATCAACCTTTTTGGCTGGCTGGGGATTCTCCCGTATTTCTCTTTTTGGGAGACCAGAATTCAAGTCTGTTGCCCTCAGGGTCATAAATATAGAAGACCTCCGCACCCCAGGCATGATCGCGTATTGCCTGAGGATGGTGCCCGGCTTGTTTAAGGAATAGGTGGGATGCGCCAATATCCTCAACCTCCAGAGCGATGGTAATGCCTTGGCCGGCACAGGTCTTCAGCGAACTTCGGGTCACATCGGCAATGCTCAGCCGGGCCCTTTCGTTCAGCGCAAATTCGACAAACCAGTCAAAACTGGCGGTTATCTTCAGTTGTAATCCGGTCTTGTAAAAGGCTACCGTTTCCTGCCATCTGGCACAGTAAAGTATTGTATTTGCAGTTTGTATTTTCACAGTCCCTCACGCTGGCGACCTGGACAAAAGCTTTCTTTGCCAACTGCCGTTGCTACCGGATGGGCCGACGTTCTGGCCCACCGGCACATGACCGGGCATATCACTCCTTGGAGATACACGCAGCCGGACATGAGGCTATGGCCTCGTCGACGCAGGCCTCGCCGGCATCCGCGCCGTCAATCACCGAGGCCTTGCCGGCATCGTCGTCAAAAGAAAACACCTCTGGACACAACTCCACGCATGCTTGACAACCGATACATTCATCCTGATCAATCTTCACTTGTTTGGACATGATTTCTCCTTTTGATGATTAATGAATCTTCCCAGCTATTTGGGGTGCGGCTATTTACGCCAGGAAATTGCTTTCCTGGTGCTTTTGGGCGATGGCATCCGCCAGCCCGCTCAGAGCTTGAAAATCCTTTTGCCGTGGGGCACCCTTGCAGAGAACCGGCGCAAGCACCTCGATTTTCAGGTTCGGGATCATCGCCGCCAAGTTCTCGACAACCTTGCCACCCCATCCATAGGAACCGACGATGGACAAATACTGCGCCTTGGGGCGCAGGGCGTTGGCAAGAAATGCACAATATGCCGCCATCGGGTGCGGCCCGGTCAGGACGGTTGGGGTTCCGATGACGATGGTCCCCGCATCGACCAGAGACATGGCAAGCTTGCCGATATCGGTGACGGGCAGATTGAACAGTTCGACCCGGACCTGCCGTTCAATCAGGGCGGCCGCCAGATGATCGACCATCTGCCGGCTGCTGCCGTGCATGGAAACAAAGGGCAGGGTCACCAAATTATGGGGGACCATTGTTGTCCAGTCACGGTAAGCATCGATGATCCAGGCCGGTTTGTCGTAAATCTGGCCGTGGCTTGGGGCAATGGTCCGGATGTCATAGGGTGCCAATTTTTCAATGTTTTTCTCTATCACGCTGCGAAAAGGCATCATGATTTCCGCGAAATACCGTTTTGCCGCCTCATACACCCGTCCCTGTTCACTTACCATAAGATCACTGCTGGCAATATGGGAGCCGAAAAAATCGCAACTGAAGAGAATCTTGTCTTCCTCAAGGTAGGTCACCAGGGTTTCCGGCCAGTGCACCCAGGGGGTAAAAATAAACTTCAGGGTCTTGTCGCCAAGGGAGAGGGTCTCGCCGTCGGCAACGGTGATGAAGGTGTCCTCGGCGATGTGCAAAAGATCAATAAGCATCGCCTTGCCCTTGGCGCTAGTGACCACTTTTGCCTCAGGGTAACGGGCAAGGACGTGGGGTATCGACCCGGAATGGTCTTGCTCGGCATGTTGCGATACAACATAATCGATGCGAGGAAGGTCTTGCAGCTGGGTCATCAATACCTCGACCATGTCCGGATCGACCGCGTCGATCAGCACGGTTTTTGCGCTGCCCTGAACCAGGTAAGCGTTATAGGTGGTTCCGTCGGGAAGGGGGATGAGTGAGTCGAAAAGCCGCCGGCCCCAATCGACCGCTCCCAGCCAATATACATTCTTTGCTATGGGTCTTTTTTGCATGTGTTTGCCTCCTGTGGTGAGAGTTTTTTCCTGCCGTGGTGAACTGAACCGCTATTACCGGCACATCATCAAGGCGCATTGAAATTCCGGCCTTCTCCTGCCTCTTCGTAGGTTATCCCATCCCGGATATTATAGATCCTTTTGAAGGTTGGAATGATTTTTTCATCATGAGTGACAACGATGATCGCCGTGCCGAATTTTTGCGCCATGTCGTTGAGAATGCGGATGACCGCCAGGGCCCTTTCACTGTCGAGAGGCGCGGTCGGTTCATCGGCAAGGATGACCGGCGGGCGATTGACCAGACCGCGGGCGATGGCGACCCGTTGCTGTTCGCCGCCGGAAAGCTGAGACGGCATAGCCTTGGCACGGTGTTCGACCTGCAGCGCCCGGAGGAGT
Coding sequences:
- the ric gene encoding iron-sulfur cluster repair di-iron protein translates to MMNESKQTIGEIVAEDYRTAKIFEDHGIDFCCGGKVELSAACLEKGIDLAAITEELEAVTSKPVEKSQNFTSWELAFLIDYIVNVHHSYIKDNTGQITAYARKIAEVHGAHHPEVIEIAAIFTKMATDLMAHLQEEEEVFFPALKRVDMDKKAGATPAAIDKETINKSLVKLTKEHEEVGDTIHKIQFLAGGYAIPDDVCNTFMVTYQKLKEFEDDLHKHVHLENNILFPKAAQL
- a CDS encoding HPP family protein, whose amino-acid sequence is MSYWQKMKGGGQSPPKVGVSEIVWSWVGSFLGIAAISLIHYKLLDQTSLMLIIGSFGASAVLIYGAIRSPLAQPRNLLGGHILSAFIGVTAFQWFGGDLWLAASLAVSTSIALMHFTKTLHPPGGATALIAVIGGESVHNLGYLYVIMPAALGAGVMLLIALIVNNIPKSRKYPEFWL
- a CDS encoding CBS domain-containing protein, which gives rise to MQKNDETPPPVPVEISEQDVVDAMKAIQGYLDITPGDFKEIYQVAYSLAIKRLLTSRKAADLMTRAVLLISQEMALVKAAALLAEKQISGAPVIDAAGKIVGVVSEKDFLKEMGFGATPSFMQIATHCLNNKSCMIGNLRNRTVGDIMTKPAITGVAEMTIGEISALFVDRQINRLPIIDGGGRPIGIVTRTDLAHSYSVLGEGTKL
- a CDS encoding VOC family protein, producing the protein MKIQTANTILYCARWQETVAFYKTGLQLKITASFDWFVEFALNERARLSIADVTRSSLKTCAGQGITIALEVEDIGASHLFLKQAGHHPQAIRDHAWGAEVFYIYDPEGNRLEFWSPKKRNTGESPASQKG
- a CDS encoding ferredoxin gives rise to the protein MSKQVKIDQDECIGCQACVELCPEVFSFDDDAGKASVIDGADAGEACVDEAIASCPAACISKE
- a CDS encoding FprA family A-type flavoprotein encodes the protein MQKRPIAKNVYWLGAVDWGRRLFDSLIPLPDGTTYNAYLVQGSAKTVLIDAVDPDMVEVLMTQLQDLPRIDYVVSQHAEQDHSGSIPHVLARYPEAKVVTSAKGKAMLIDLLHIAEDTFITVADGETLSLGDKTLKFIFTPWVHWPETLVTYLEEDKILFSCDFFGSHIASSDLMVSEQGRVYEAAKRYFAEIMMPFRSVIEKNIEKLAPYDIRTIAPSHGQIYDKPAWIIDAYRDWTTMVPHNLVTLPFVSMHGSSRQMVDHLAAALIERQVRVELFNLPVTDIGKLAMSLVDAGTIVIGTPTVLTGPHPMAAYCAFLANALRPKAQYLSIVGSYGWGGKVVENLAAMIPNLKIEVLAPVLCKGAPRQKDFQALSGLADAIAQKHQESNFLA